From Daphnia magna isolate NIES linkage group LG2, ASM2063170v1.1, whole genome shotgun sequence:
ctatttaaaattGTAATTAAATCTTTACATAGAATCATTTTTCAGAGAATAAAACGTTTatcagaaatgaaaatttcaaCTCACCATAACGACTCGGGACTACACTAGCGCTAACTGGTATCCACGGCGCAATAGCACTATTTGACAGTAGAGCGCCGTGGATCCACGGCGCAATAGCCCTTTTTGACACTAGAGCGCCGTGGACTCCACGGtgcaatagattttacctaataaatttcttcttcatattCAGTTGGTTGCTGAAAGACCTTGCATTCAACGGAAGCTACCAAATTGGTTTGACTAGTCCAGCAGTCCATTTCAACTGGTACGCTGTTTAACAATCAAGGTATTACAGCCCCTATGCTATAGATTGTATGTGCAATAACATTTCATTTATCTATAACGTTTTCATCTCCTTAGGTGTTGTCTGGTTTATAATTAGCCTTACTCATCATTCGTATTTTACTTTGGCTGTTTATAGTGTTAGGTATTACAACCCGTTGCCAATTTTTGTACTTAGGGGAGACTGGATTAAGCCGGGAcgattttcgttttccccctatatctcccaaactaatcattaaattaatttattattttgtttttatgtattccatacggtaatgtaccccccacattttttatataatttaataataaaccattttcccatataagacctttaaagttttcttagatttgtgggaggagcctattttgaggggtaagtgaggacactagggtgggtggtgagggacgtcctccgttttcgccttaaaattcattaaaaaaatttgtaaaaattgaaatagcgtcccactgcatagactgtataagttaataaatgtttcaatttgattattgtatcaataaaaattttttcttatatgataaaaaacccttattataagataggtgggggttgggcttattgtaatcgattaatatgctgaataatcgattgcttgtaatcattgtaaggaacagtaatggcgtcatgagctcggtgatgattgatgggcttgaaggccaaacccgcccactaatgtcccattttagtcaaaaacagctgtcccgatttcccgataaagagtatttttttaaaacgtaaatattatctacagttattgatcgaaaattattatttttgtttttaacaataaagaaatgattaagcttcatttccatattaaatttacatgccatttgcgattatttttttctagaaacattaaatggcggagacaaaattaactaaaaaaaaccgtttttttagttttgttaataactgatacagttattgacaaaactcaaccaaatttcatgccaaagtagattgtatgtatctaaataacatactaaaaaaatttttaattttattaaaatctactatttttcccactattgtccctcttgacccggtgtcccggcatactccagtctcccctacaaGGGTAGGGGTATCTATTGTGGATATCTAGATAACTTAAAACACTATTTCGCTCTATTATTATCTAGCTTTTATGCTACTATTTCATTCTACAGTGCtaaaaaaatccaaatcatCAATAGTGAAGAGCTGTGGTTATTGTAAGAAGTTGAAGGCTTATGTTGCCAAATGGAtgtggaaagagaaaaaccaaaGTCGTGGGAAAATTGCGCGTTGTAGGATGACCATCAAAAACTCAAAAAGAACACTCTCACACAAATTATCGAAATTGAATGTAAGTGTAAATTGAAATacttcaattcatttttaatggAAACCTGAATTCTATTCTTATTTAGAGACTGAGATTATGACTTTACAGAAATCAACAAAAGTAACATCAAATAAGGTCTTCGAGGAATACTTGTCTAAATTCAGATAAAAGGTATTAACGTTACACCACTAAACTTAATTTCCGAAATACcagtgaattttcttttacaacGTCAATTTTTGCTTGCTACTTTATTATTTTGCTATCAGAAGAATTTCCTATTGAATTTCTTGTCCTTTTTCCTTTGCTGTAATCATCTAATCACAATCAGAGTTGGGAGTAGCTCACTGATTTGAGAGCGCGCTCAGAGCTTTCCGCTCAGTGCTGAAAAGTGAGCGTAGCTCAGCTCTcgctcgcaaaaaaaaaaaatgagcgcGCTCTCGCTCGCGCTCGCGCTCTTCGCTCACGTACAAAAAATGCCATATGAAATCTATATATTTCCGTCTTCATTTTGGCATTACAACTGCATTACAACTTACTTAGAAGATGAATCCTACGGGTTCTTACTGGAATTCCcggtttttttcaaaaaaaataattgctgATGCTGAATTGCTGAGCCCagtatagaccagtttcggatgctgcgttgcaaaattaaaaaaaatccaggggggtttcgattgcagggggagataggaaaaaagggggtttttgatttatttaccctagtaatacttttccaattcaggaaatgttctagaatactacactttaagacattctgcgtcttctccagtctttataaataattaatcatccctagtttatccattatccccatatccacatttgaatcacccatgtttacatattttcatgacactagaaacgcaaaaaatactaaacagcatccctagcctttaacttgaattaattttcatggatggAGCGCCGCTCCCCCCAACTCTGATCACAATCATTGTCATTATCATTTGACACATTCATTTTTTCCCATATTGAGCTTGACTGATTAAAGATTAATTTCATCTTTTACGTTAGCATTCCTTATACGTTTTGGATCTACTGAACTTTAACTCGGgttccatttccatttttttcctaattcTTTTATACGAGTCAATTTTGTATGTCATAtaattaaacaaataaaaaacaattccTCCTACTGAAACACTATTTATGTCTTCACATTAAgcacatatttttatttttattttttggagcAGCTAGTTATTCAAGCAATTATAAATAATTCTGCATGCATTTCAAAGAAAGGGATACGCTACCAGGCTAATTGGTTATTTGAATGCGTAATTATGCGAATTAAAAACCTAAAAGCTTATGACCATTTACGTCAAGGGTTGCTTCCACTTCCGCATCCCGATACCCTGAGAAGGTTGATCAGGGGTATTTCGGGAACATTTTGCCTAAACAAATTTTCGATAGAGTCGATCAGGAAAAACTTGCATGGAAAGTTATGGTGTTTTAGAAGAGGATCCCTTGTATGGGATGAAATGACGGCCAAGAGGACAATAAAGTTCAGCAGACAGAAGATCAAGTTTGACGGATTTCCAGATTTCGGGGAGGATGTGCAAGTAGCTTCAGATAAGGCCAGAAAGCTTGCTGACCACGCCCTTGTGCTTAAGTTCAGACTTTACTGGACAAAATGGGTACAACCCATTGGTGTTTATGCGACTAGTGGAGCTGCTAGTTCTTCTGCACTCCAAAAGTTGGTGATAAGAGCAATTTCGGCACTTCAGGCAGTAGATGGTATCGTCTCAAATGTAACATGTGATGGCCATCAAACAAATAAGGGTGTTCATGCTCTTTTTGGTAAAAGTGACAAGATAAATAATGTTAACTTGTGGATCGAATATCCTACTGatccaaatgaaaaaattcattttatgtTCGATATTCCACATATCTTTAATTGTGTCAGGAACTACATGATGTCTCACCAACATTTCCAGGTATAACAGCAACTTTTTATGAACTTAAATTCtaataataattgttttatACTAGTTGCTCGAGAAAATATTCCCTGCGATATGTTTAAACTTTTGATAAGGACAGAGGAACAATTCCCCACAATAGTTTGCCCTAAGCTAACTTTGTCTCATATTTACCCTGACAATACCTGGCAACAAATAAATGTTAAACTTGCTACGCAGGTAATTAGGTAAAGTGACTGCAGAAAACATAATTCCTGGATTTCAGTCGACTGGTATATGGCCTTTTAATAGGACGGTTATTCCGACGTCAAAATTTGACCCATCTATAGTCACCGATAGACCAGGTACTTGTTATCTATATTTATTTTGatattattcatttaaatgtttcaTTACGTTATATATTGTAAAGATCCCAACGTCGATCGAGTATTGAGCAGCTTGATGTCGAATAATGAAAATCTATATAATGTGGTTACCACCACCAGGAATGAAATGAATGGAACTAATATCCAAAGAAATGTGACTCGTGAAGAAGCTTTTCATTTCGAATTAGATTCCAATGGTATATTCtattaattaattttgcaTTACCTTGTTTATAATTTTCAATAACATAGATGTTTTAGAAGATCATAATATTGGTCTATCTGTCATGTTCATGGACGAGGACCAACTGATATCAAATTTGAATGTAACTGCACCTCCTAATCGTATTGAAACCAGAGGGGTTACTGAAGCGGATACTGCAATTTGGCATGGAGACTCCTGCTACCTTCGACACTGGCTACCTGGGGGGTCGACATTGGCTaccccgacactggctacccgacactggctacccatAAGGCCGACACTGGGTaccccgacactggctacccgaCACCGGCTACCTATAGAGGGTGACACCGGCTACCTATAGTTGGCGACACTAGCTACCTCTTTTTTGCTACCCTGTTACATTTAACGTAAGCAAGAATCCCATGGCCTTTTGTTTCTTGCCTGCAATTACATTCCTATATCCAACATGATGACCAAATGCAAATGGCGTgtcaatttccttttttaaaaatcagttTCCCCTTATTTTTACGAATGCAGTACCCTTGATTGATCATCAGGAATGATCAAGTAAGTTATTATTCCTAATTATGTTAcatgttttgattttaaagtaaatttttatatatagattGCACATAGGAAGTAAAAAACTAATATTGACTACGAGCAATCAGTCAAGACATGCCCACTGTCAAATATTTGAATGCTGGAACTTTGTTTGAATATAAGGAATAATTTTGTAAGTTGGCATTCCCAATCATGAAAAgatgttttgattttaatgcacatttatttttatataggCTGAACATGGGAAGGTAAACATATTGACTGCGAGTAATCAGTTAAGACATGCCCACTGAAAATTATTTGAATGTAGGACCTTGATTGATTTTCAGGAATAACTGAGTAAGTTATTATTcctaattatttaaaatatttgatttcaatgaaaattttaaatataggTTAAACATGGGAAGTAAACATATTGACTGTGAGCAATCAGTCaagactgaaaaaaaaaatattttaagcTGTCGAAAAATGTCCTTACGGCTACGTGCGGACTCAACATTGTACTTCCGTTAACGGCTGAtcttacaattttgatggaACAAGCCATCATGTCCAGCTACAAATCAAAAGGATTCCCTGAAGAACGTGACTAGCCATAGTTTGCACTTAAATCGTCAAGGGGATTTCCATCTCCGCTAAATTTATCTAACTTTAAATTGACTGAATTTATTTTAGGTGAATAAAGCCTGTCGTCGTGCTTGAATGACGATGAAATTATTTATGAACGCATGAACGCTGGATGAACGCAGTTGATTGCCTGACGAAGATGAGTGCACCGGATACCTCAATATACCCCCTTTTCATGAACGAAACCGTGTAATATGCCCCTTtacttttttatgtttatttcgTTTAGAATTGAATTATTATCTAAGGATTTGCGGCCGTATTGACAGCATTCCGGCGTTTCACTAGTACGTCTAAGACTAAAAACCCAATGCTTTCTCCATTACGATGACGAATATCGGAATCAACGACGGATTCTCTGCGGGATTGTCATTCACTCTTCAAGGTAGAGTCTTGTGCCAccattttattaaataaatctaattcttatttttaacTCACAATGAAATCAATCTAGGTGAATGCCTTGCGATCGAGAGAGGAACAGTCGACGTCAAGAACGAAAACAGCGATGCTTACACCCACTTGATGGATCGTCTGCTGACGGAAGTTGCGGTCATATTTGAATTCAGGACCCTTGTTAGAATATAAGGAATAATCAAGTAAGTTAACACTAGTTATCCAGAAAAAAGGTTATGATTTTAATGCATATTATTATACAGATTGCACTTGAGAAGGTAAACATACTAGTCAGTCAGAGACAATATTCTGTGTGGCATGTTTTACGCACATAGGCTTAAGACAATATCAAAACATTTTAGAATAGCAGGTAAATTGCACCATAGAATAGAAGATAATTACATGATTACAGTTACAGATTCTTCTGCGTGTTCATTACAGTGGGGACAAATTCAATCACCGTCCCTGATGTTTGAGGAACAATTGTTACATAAGAAGAAGCCACATGGATAAAACACAGTGTTCTTTGGGTTAACTTTGCAGACACTACACAATAATGCTGCTACCGGAGCAGTTCGACCACGTACATTGGGCTGGGATCGTGTTTCGCGGCCACGACCCCGTCGTCCACGGACTGTACCAGAGGGTGCAGCTTGACGGATAGCGGCTGTGTTTGGGTCCAAGCGAGGTCTGCGAGAAGGAGGAAGAATTAAATCACCACCTGGACTTAGGCTTGCAGGCGGCCGACGTCTGCGGTGGCCACGGCCTGTAGGTGCAGGCTGATTAGCGGTTTCTTctaaaacatcagcgccagtGACGTCTAAGGGACCATCCTGCTCTGTTGGAGTAGCAGGCACCGCAACATCAGCAGACACATTGGGATCAGCGTTCTCTACAGGATCGGCAGGGTAAACAGGCTCGTCTGCAACACCATTATCCAAAGAAGTTGCAGGTCTTGCTGTACCAGCTAGATACCGTCGCCTAGGTTGGACCACAGGCTCCACTGCGCCTTCGGGTTGATCTTGATGGCCTTCTTGATGTAAGGCTACTCCATCCTGTACAGGAGCGCTTAGCTaaaaagcagcaaaaattGGATGTAATACGTAGAGatctaaatgttttttttactcaaaTCAGGTTCTGTGAAATATCTTGCCCTAACGAGAAAATTGCGTATGTCTTCCGCTTTCCGATCCGACGCCAAGTACAATCTCTCATTTTCAGCAATTTGGGAATCCCTTCGACGCTGGAACGGTGTCTTTGGTTTGATGTAATCCGCCCCTTTTATCTCGTCTGCTTGATAATCCCGCATCTTTGCATTTTCGGATTCTTTGAGTGCATCTGTAATTGAAAAGTTCAATGGGTTAGTAACTAACGTTAGTTTCATAATTATGTAGTATTCTTAAGTCGAAATGTCTTACGTATAAAATCCCAGAAGTTCAAATGACTTCCTCCACAGCGTTTGTTGAACCATCTGTGCCATGCCTCCACGAGATTGTTGGTGCGGTTGGGCATTTGGAATACGCTAAATCCTTCTGGAGTAATGGTGTCGATCCAGTAGCCGTAGTAATAGTCCATAAGACGTTTGATCGCCGCCTGGATCTCGACCGATTCTCTCCTAAGATCTTCTCTGTGGGTATTTTTGATATCCTGTAAATgacagaaatttaaaaaaaatcaccaaatttctttttaaagtttACCTGGAAGCCTGCTAATATTGCATCTGCTGGTAGGAGGGCCAGAGCAATCATTTCCTTGACGATACGACAGACAGTAGGTATACTCCGGTATGCGCCCGTAAGGCCATATTTCTGGACTCTCCTCCAAATTGCCTGAAAAAGTATAAatgttaattttcaaatttaaaaagatttaaagataatttttatttacctgTCCATAATGGAACCAGCAGCCAATGCAGGTACAGCCTACAAAGGCTTGCTCGCAGGATGACTGAATGGCATTTTCGAAATCTGACATAAGTCTCTCAACGTTGAGGTACACGTCCGGATAAAGATCGTCATACACAGTCAAAATCTTGTCAAGGACAGCGTCGTAGAGCTGACGGG
This genomic window contains:
- the LOC116919363 gene encoding uncharacterized protein LOC116919363 — its product is MWNGEGEEDFPVVAEVPATRRTGVNYNSERGYIYHKQKTLLDEIVYICKNQKKVKGNCNARLRKNRQTGVFRKDGSAHNHPPESHLQQQLAFINACAQEALVSRDPPREIFDRIRREFPGLIVSYNDAMQRRIQRAKRSVQPRIPTTIDEAEELIMEHPEYKDAFEGGVFYQGRVQTADGGDAFVFISPKLLPEIAQTIELQADGTFKSLPLFFKQLFTLHVSRFGQVYPFAFVLMNKKTRQLYDAVLDKILTVYDDLYPDVYLNVERLMSDFENAIQSSCEQAFVGCTCIGCWFHYGQAIWRRVQKYGLTGAYRSIPTVCRIVKEMIALALLPADAILAGFQDIKNTHREDLRRESVEIQAAIKRLMDYYYGYWIDTITPEGFSVFQMPNRTNNLVEAWHRWFNKRCGGSHLNFWDFIHALKESENAKMRDYQADEIKGADYIKPKTPFQRRRDSQIAENERLYLASDRKAEDIRNFLVRARYFTEPDLSKKNI